Proteins from a genomic interval of Shewanella seohaensis:
- a CDS encoding tellurite resistance TerB family protein, giving the protein MSYWKIFAGAAIGVGAIAAAPFTGGGSVLGAATLLGSLSGAGALAAGAGVAGAAAGAVLANKDDEARNENYQIAKAEQAIEMEKLQVQLAEMMADIAKREQFILTAFALGICCAYADGHICDTEIDELDYLVSGIGTSEMLSESTKKQIMDMKNSPPNLSTVWAMIRKYELDTEHYLRIFSTVVELVAHADGSVTQDEKEFLERWNSLVA; this is encoded by the coding sequence ATGAGTTACTGGAAAATTTTTGCGGGTGCAGCAATTGGTGTTGGAGCAATAGCTGCCGCCCCTTTTACCGGTGGAGGTTCTGTTTTAGGCGCGGCTACATTATTAGGTTCGTTAAGTGGCGCAGGTGCTTTGGCTGCTGGTGCCGGTGTTGCTGGAGCAGCAGCGGGAGCGGTATTAGCAAACAAGGATGACGAAGCTCGAAATGAAAACTACCAAATAGCAAAAGCTGAACAAGCCATTGAAATGGAGAAGCTACAAGTACAGCTTGCAGAAATGATGGCAGATATAGCCAAAAGAGAGCAGTTTATCCTGACCGCATTTGCGCTGGGTATCTGTTGTGCTTATGCGGACGGTCACATTTGTGATACTGAAATTGATGAGTTGGATTATCTTGTCTCTGGAATCGGTACAAGCGAAATGCTTTCAGAATCAACAAAAAAACAAATTATGGATATGAAAAATTCGCCTCCAAATTTAAGCACTGTGTGGGCAATGATTAGAAAGTATGAGCTTGATACAGAACATTATTTAAGAATATTCAGTACAGTAGTTGAACTTGTAGCTCATGCAGATGGGAGTGTAACTCAAGACGAAAAAGAGTTTCTAGAGAGATGGAATAGCCTTGTGGCATAG